A single genomic interval of Psychroserpens sp. NJDZ02 harbors:
- a CDS encoding DUF6638 family protein, producing MNKLKQANLYRSELIPISGKLVERYNQCLKKLGFTATKLTNFSIDGIGYSPEIAEEKGDTMYLNNGEANPHAIIISPLQKGKPVYSPFHSFDREMMKQVFQVHGQKINDITRDSAICIDFDQDIDAFYEPLDVLKYNKVFIKFHLVNNLDKIQKEQLQLIETFKQGNNFIDEDLHLELLTSAKRYGDLRDRDLSLHSLQYQTDSFYTKSFGGVYVLRDFISPLIVFEDLKWYNEAIKDTVHDIIIFHIAQPELMEKLRDHVIIEHDLEEALNTDRYQRIKKMEFAMALKDTQHPLRDILNDAVLFKSYLNKLDIETRKRVMGVELYLDKLEVSNQYKIADIVDLDLFNALHLPHSSLIAKHQDLIWKLLINVSPRDVLFLYWYDKEAFYKLYESWDDSFKDWVIETISNNI from the coding sequence ATGAATAAACTAAAACAAGCAAACCTATACAGAAGCGAGCTCATTCCAATAAGTGGGAAACTAGTAGAGCGTTATAATCAATGCCTTAAAAAGTTAGGATTTACAGCAACAAAACTAACAAATTTTTCAATTGATGGTATAGGGTATAGCCCAGAAATAGCAGAAGAAAAAGGGGATACGATGTACCTTAATAATGGGGAAGCTAATCCGCATGCGATAATTATTTCACCTTTGCAAAAAGGAAAACCTGTCTACTCTCCATTTCATAGTTTTGATAGAGAGATGATGAAGCAAGTATTTCAAGTGCATGGACAAAAAATCAATGATATAACTAGAGATTCAGCTATTTGTATAGATTTTGACCAAGATATTGACGCGTTTTACGAGCCTTTAGATGTATTAAAATATAATAAGGTATTTATTAAATTTCATCTAGTAAATAACTTAGATAAAATTCAAAAAGAGCAATTACAATTAATTGAGACTTTTAAGCAAGGGAATAATTTTATAGATGAAGATTTACATTTAGAGCTATTAACATCAGCTAAAAGGTATGGTGATTTACGGGATCGTGATTTAAGTTTACACAGTTTACAATATCAAACGGATTCGTTTTATACTAAGTCCTTTGGTGGGGTGTATGTATTGCGAGATTTTATTTCGCCACTCATCGTTTTTGAAGATTTAAAATGGTATAACGAAGCGATAAAAGATACGGTTCATGATATTATTATTTTCCATATTGCACAACCGGAATTAATGGAAAAATTGCGTGATCATGTTATTATCGAACATGATTTAGAGGAAGCCCTAAATACAGACCGTTACCAGCGCATCAAAAAAATGGAATTTGCGATGGCCTTAAAAGACACACAACATCCATTACGTGATATTTTGAATGATGCTGTATTGTTTAAAAGTTATTTGAATAAGTTAGATATCGAGACCAGAAAACGGGTTATGGGTGTGGAGTTGTATCTGGATAAGTTAGAAGTCAGCAACCAATATAAAATTGCAGATATAGTAGATCTAGATTTGTTTAATGCATTGCACTTACCCCATTCTTCACTTATAGCGAAACATCAAGATTTAATTTGGAAATTACTAATTAATGTCTCGCCAAGAGATGTATTATTCTTGTATTGGTATGATAAAGAGGCGTTTTATAAACTTTATGAGTCTTGGGACGATTCCTTTAAAGATTGGGTTATTGAAACTATTAGTAACAATATTTAA